The Mycolicibacterium parafortuitum nucleotide sequence GGTGTCGGCGGCCATCTCCAACAACAACGAAATACTCATGAGCTCATCGGGGCCGCAGGAGATTTGAGCGTGAGATTGTCGAGTCCGATGTCGGGATTCGCCAGGGCACTGGCGAAGATGCCGGCCAGGGTGTTCGCCACACCTTCCGGTGTCATGTGGGTCGCCGGGACCAGTCCCCGGGCGATCCACTCACCGGCGACGACGCCGAGCAAGTCAGGATCGAAATCGGAGATGAAATCCGTCGGCACCGTTGCTCCCACCTCGACGCAACTGAAGCGGTACCCGGGGTGCTCCAGTCGCCACGCCACCAGACTGCGCTCCATCGCTGCTTTACTCGCCGAATATGCACCGAGTGCGCGATGGGGGTGGCGGACGGAGTCTGACGACAACGCGGCGACGACCGCTGACGGCGCGAGTATCGGCAGGTGCGCTCGAATGACCTGGTGAACCCCGATCACGTTGGTGGTCAGGACCTTTGTCCAGTCATCGACGTCGACCTCGGCGAACGGTTTGAGCGGCGCGAACCCGGCGCTGATCACCAGAAGGTCCACCTCGCCGAGAGTTTCGGCCGCGACACAGCCGACCCGGGCGCAATCGTCCGGATCCCGGATATCGGCCGAGACCGACTCCGCGGGAGTCGCGCCGCCGAACATATCCGAAGACAGTTCGCGCCGTGCGACCGCGACGAGCCTGGCGCCCTCGGCCAGTGCAGTCGCGGCGAACGCCCGCCCGATCCCGGCTGAGGCACCGACGACGACGACACGCTTGTCCGCCAGCGACGTCCCCGTCATCGCGCACCGACAGCGATGGACTTGATCTCCAGATACTCCTCGAAGCCCGCCACGCCCATCTCCCGCCCGATCCCACTCTGCTTGTAGCCGCCGAAGGGCACGTCCATGCCGTAGAACACCCCACCGTTGACATTGACGGTGCCGGTGCGCATCCGGTCCGCCACAGCGCGTGCCCGCTCATCAGATGCGCTGACCACGGCCCCTGACAATCCATACCGCGAGTTGTTCGCGATCCGCACCGCGTCGTCGTCGCCGTCGTGCGCGATCACCGCCAGGACCGGACCGAAGATCTCTTCCTGCGCCACCGTGGAATCGGGATCGACATCGGTCAGCACGGTGGGTTCGACGAAATAGCCGGTCGGCAGGTGATCAGGAACACCGCCTCCGATCGCGACCGTAGCGCCTTCTTCGATTCCCTTGTCGATGTAGCCCAGCACCCGACGGCGTTGTTCTTCGCGGATCAGAGGCCCCATCAGCACCGAGGGATCGGTGGGATCGCCAAAGGGCCAGCCTTTGAGCGCTTCGACGAGAGCGTCGACGCCCTCGCGGTAGCGGGACCGCGGAAGCAGGAGACGGGTGGTGTTGGCACAGCCCTGGCCCGCATGGGTGGTGGTCGCGAATGCCGCGGACGTGACGACCGAGCCGAGGTCAGCGTCATCGAGTGCGATGAGTGCAGACTTGCCGCCGAGTTCGAGGAAGACCTTCTTGATCGTGGGTGCGGCCGCGGTCATGATCTTGGTGCCTGTCGCGGTGGATCCGGTGAACGAGATCATGTCGACCCGCGGATCTTCGCAAAGTTGCTGACCCACAGCGTGATCGGCGGAGGTGACGACGTTGACGACACCGGCCGGGATGTCGGTGTGTTCGGCGATCAACCGCCCGAGCAGCGTTGCCCCGTACGGAGTGTCGGGTGCCGGTTTGAGCACCACGGTGTTCCCGGCGGCGAGCGCCGGAACCATCTTGGCCAGATTGATCTGAACGGGGTAGTTCCAGGGCGTGATGGCTCCGATGACGCCGACAGGTTCGCGGCGAACGATCCGGTGGGTCTTCATCCCGAACGGCTCGGCAAGACCGAGGCTGGTCTCCCATTCGTAACTCTCGGCCAGGTCGGCCACCCACGGCAGCCCCGCGACCGGGCTGTCCAGTTGGGGACCATAGGTCAGAGCGACCGGGCAGCCGACCTCGGCCACCGTAGTGGCGCGGAGATCGTCGGCGAACCTACCGAGAGCTTCGTGGAGTTGGCGGATGCAGCGCACGCGCATTTCGGGGGAGCGGGCCCATGCGGTGTCGTCGAACGCGCGGCGGGCCGCACCGATCGCGGCATCCATATCGACGGCGGTCGCATTCGCGACGGCGCCGATGACCTGCTCTGTCGCAGGGTTGACATTGTCGAAGGTCTCCCCGGACTCCGACGGAACCAGCCGTCCGTCGATAAGCATGTTTCCTTCGGTCCAGAAACTGCTCATGCCTCTCCTGACGTTCGCCACCGCGGACATGGAGAACAGTAATACAGGAGTTGTTCAATTGGATAGTAAACGGAGTTCGGTGATCCGCCCTAGCGCAAGCCGTTCACCGCGAACTTCTCCACGTACGCGCGGACCGTTTCGGGCTTGGACATGTCGAAGGTCTGTGCTTCGTTGACGGTCGAGAACGAGTAGATGATGCGGGCCAGCCATTCGCTGGCTGCGGTGACGTCGATTCCGGCGCCGACCTCCCCGCGCTGCTGGGCTTCGCGGACGTAGGGAACAAGGAAATTGGTGGAGCGCCGGACCGCCGAGTCGCCGTCGGCGATCATGTGGCGCATGAGTTCGGCATCGTCAGCCATGAGCCTGTTGCGAGTGCGGTGGTCGAGCAGAATGGTCGCGTGCGTCTCGGCCATCGCGCCCAATTTTGCAGCCAGCGTTGTCTTCTTGGCCATCGCGGCCGCGACGAGTCGGTAGAACTTCTGCGCGCCGAACTCGATCGCGGCTTCGATCAACACGGTGCGGTCTTCGAAGTAGCGGTATACGGTGCCTCGTGAGACATTCGCCATCCGGGCGACATCCTGAACACTGGTGCGCTGGATGCCCAACTGGGTGAAGCACTGATTGGCGGCTTCGAGGATCTGATCGCGCCGGTCGACTTCATCCTGCTGGACGTCGACCTCAGCTGTCGCACGTGACGTTGCCATGACGCTCCTTGCCTGATGGGACGGGCCCGATGGGACGACTCTTCAGCCTCATCGCCAAGTTCACAATCGTACGCGACATCGCGACTCGGAGCGTATCGGCGTTCTGGGTGTGCGTCAGACTGTGAGGAAAGTCCCTCGAAACGTCATCAACAGTGAGACAGGTCATGCCTCTGTGTCTCAGGAGATTCGCCTCAACGCTTTACAGCCCGATGCGGTCGGCGAGCATCCGGCGGTGGTGGTCGGCGTCGCCGAGCAGGTGGGCGGAGGACTTGGCTCGTTTGAAATACAGGTGTGCGGGGTGCTCCCAGGTGAAACCGATACCGCCGTGCAACTGGATGTTCGCTGCAGCCGCCTTCGCGTACACCTCCGAGCAGTGCGCCTGGGCCAATGCCGCCGCCGCGGGGAACTCTGCGGGAAATGCGGTCGCGGCGTGCGCGGCGTACTGCGCCGCGCCACGGGCTCCCTCGATGTCGAGCATCAGGTTCGCGCACATGTGCCGGATCGCCTGGAACGAGCCGATGGGTTTGCCGAACTGGTGGCGCACCTTGACGTAGCCGACGGCCTGGTCCAGGCAGCGCTGGGCGCCCCCAACCTGTTCGGCGGCCAACGCGGCGGCGGCGAAGCTCAACGCACACTCCAGTCGCGTTTCGGAGATGTCCAGGCGTGCCGCGGGTGTCGACCGGAACTCGACGACGGCCTGGCGACGTGTCGCATCCAACGTCGACTGTGCCCGTCGGGTGCAGGAGGAGGCCTCGACGCAGAACACCCCGACGTCAGTGGCGGTGCGGGCCACGACCAGCAGGAGATCAGCTGACATCCCCTCGGGCACAAAGTGTTTCACCCCTTGGAGGATCCAGCCTCCGGAGGCCGGCTCGGCCCGCGTGGTGATGTCGCCGACGTTCCACCGCCCGCTGCGCTCGGTGAGTGCCAGAGTGGCGATGGTGTGTCCCGCCGCGATTCCGGGCAGGTGCCGCTTCTTGGCCTGCTCATCGTCGGACTCCACGAGGGTCCGTGCAGCCAGCACCGCCGACGCGAAGTAGGGCCCTGGAAGCAGGGCCGCGCCTGTCTCCTCGAGTACGAGTGCGAGTTCGGTGAGTCCGAGTCCTTCGCCGCCGTACTCCTCCGGGATGGCCAGGCCCTGCAGGTTCAACTGGTCGGCCATCGCGTGCCACACCGCAGGGTCGTACCCATGGGGAGATTCCATCGCGCGCCGGACGTCTTCTTCCGAGACGTGCCGCTCCAGAAAGGACCGCAGCGCGGACCGGAACTGCCGCTGGTCCTCGGTGTCGGTGAAACCCGTTGTGTAATCGGTCATGTCAGAGGTTCCTCGGGTCGTCCTCGGTGCGGCCTGTGGAGCTGCCTCGGGGGACGGGGGCGCCGTGTCGCAAGGTGCGAATCCAGTCATCGATCGGCGCCGGCGCGGCCACAGGCGCGTCGAGGCGTCCCGGTTCGGCGGCGTGAAACTCCTGCCAGCTGGGAAATGCGGCGTGGAATCCACCGTCGTGGGCGGGCGTCCCCGGCCACCTCATCTTCTCGGGACCCAACGGCGGGTCGGTGATGTCGCTCTCGTACCAGAAGAGCGGTTTGCGGCGGACGAAATACCATCGCCCGTAGCGACATTCATACGTGTCGAGGTAGGCCAGCAGTTCGATCACCCAGGCCGAGGACGTCTCGAGGTCGTTTCGGGAGTACACCAGGCCGGTCGCGTGGTGGGTGTCGTGCACGTCGATGACGTGGCCGTGTACGCCGTGCGCACTGCCGAGCAGGCCGTGGCGCAACTCGCGGTCATACCATCGGCGCAGCGCGGGCCGGCCGTGGTCGTGACCTGGAACCGCGACGTCGTCGACGAACAGGTTGACCAACGAATCGAGATCGCGCATGTCCAGCGCAACAGCGTATTTGGCGGCGAGTTGGCGGATCTCGTCGAGCGCCTCCAATCGTTGGAGGCGTGCGATGAGTGCGGCCGGCGAGTTGTCGGTCATTTGAGGGCGCCCTCGGCCATCAGCTCCGCAAGGCGTCGTTTGTCGATCTTGTCGGTCGTGGTGTAGGGCAGCGCCTTGGGGTCGGTGAGGATGACCCACTTCTTCGGCACCTTGTAGGCTGCCAGACCGGCGCGGCATTGCGCGGTGAGGTGGGCGGCATCTGCGTGCCGGCCGTCATTGAGAACGACTGCGGCGCTGACGATCGCGCCGCGGTCGGGGTCGGGAACGCCGACCACGTAGGCAATGCGCACCTCGGGTAGCCGCCGCAGTGCTGCTTCGACCTCCATCGGGGCCACATTCGTGCCCGAGGTCTTGATCATTTCGTCGAGGCGCCCGGCGAAGTACAGATGACCGTCATCGTCGCGGTAGCCGGCGTCTTTGGTGTGCAGCCAACCGTCGCGGTCGACCAGCTCGTGCCAGTGTCGCCCGATCATGCCGCGCATCATGGCCTGACCCCGCACACAGATCTCGCCGGTGACACCGTTGGGGACTTCGGTGCCGGTGTCGTCGACGATCTTGTGTTCGTAACCGGGTGCCGAGACACCGAGGGAGCCGCGCTTGGACTCCGGTACCTGCTCGTGTGGTGGCCACCAGGTGTGGCTGCTGCATGTCTCGGTCATTCCGAGTTGGGCCACCCGCAGTGACGGGTCGGATGTCCGGCGGCCGGGAGGGAGCAGGACCTGCTGGTAGCCCTCTCGGAGGCTGGAAAGGTCGGTGCCGGCGAAGTCGGGATGATTGACCAGTGCCGGGCCGATGTGCGGGAAACCGGTGGTGTAGGTGGCTTTTTCGGCTTCCAGCAGGCGGCGTGTGTGGCCCGCGTCGAACTTGTGCTCGGTGAGCACGGTCGCTCCGTGCTGGAACGGGCCGAGGAAGCCGAAGACCAGGCCGGCGACCCAGAAGAAGACCATCGGCACGTAGATGCGGTCGCCGGCCCCCCACTCGTGCTGTGCGGCGATGAACCGGGAGTGCGTGATTGCGGTCCCGTGGGTGTGCAGGATGCCCTTGGGATTCGACGTGCTGCCCGAGGTGTAGATCGCGAACAGGTCGTCGGTGGTGCGTACGGTCTGTGCGCAGGCGGCCAGGAACTCCGGATCGACAGGATCGGGCCATTCCTGCGGCCAACGTGTGGTCACCACACCGAGCGGGAGCACGTTGCGCAGCTGGGGGAGCGCGCGCGACCGTAGCGGCATGTCCAGTTCGCCGGCCGCGGCGGCCAGCCGTGCCAGCATGTCGTTGCCCAGGATCGACTCGACGGACAACACCGTGTGCACATCGGCGTCGCGGAGCACCCAGGCCAACTCGGCGGGTCCGAGGAAGGTGTTGAGCGGCACGGCTACCGCACCGATGCGCGTGACCGCGAGGAACGCGACGACGAAGTCGGGTCCGTTCGGCGCGAGAATGCCCACGCGCACGCCCTTGGTCACCCCCGCCGCGAGGAGGCGTGCCGCCATCGTCGCCGAGTCACAGTCAGCCTGTCCGTAGGTGATCCGCTCGCAAGCGCCGTCCGGCAGGCCGGCCACCACCAGGTCCGATTGCGCGTGTGAGGCCGTCACCGCGGCCAGCACGGCCGGCATGACGGGTTCGTAGGGCAGCGTCTCGTAGTGGAACGTGCGGGCGCTGGGAACCTGCGGCGAGGTCATTCGACGGTCCAGCGCGGTTCCCGCTTTTCGGCGAAGGCCACCATCCCTTCGCGGTAATCGGGATGAGTCATCTGGTGTTGCAGCACGTACCGGTAGGCGACGTCGTTCGCGGCGTGCAGACCGACGTCCAGGCTGGTCCACATCGCTTTGACGGAGGTCTGGGTGGTCGCGGGCGACAAGGCTGCGATCGACAGGGCGATCTCGCGGGTGCGCTGCTGCAGGCGTTCACCGGGGACGACCTCGTTGACGAGCCCGATGTCATAGGCACGTTGAGCGCTGATACGGCCGTCCTTGGCCATCAGTGCGAGCTGCATGACCATCGAGAGGGGCATGCGGCGCAGCAGCACTGCCGGCTCGAGGGCGAACACGTTGCCCACGGCGAGGTGGGTGTCGATCAACTCGGCGTGGTCGGCGGCGATGATGAGGTCGGCATCGGCGACCTGGTGCAGTCCGCCGCCGACGACCATGCCGTTGAGAGCGCAGATGACCGGTTTCCACACCCCGTGGTGGAGGCGGGAGCCTGGCACCTTGTTGCGGATGCCGCCGCTGGCCGTGGCCTTGATGTCCTGGCCGGCGCTGAAGGCGCGGTCCCCGGCGCCGGTGATGATGGCGACCCGGACATCCGGGTCGTCGCGGACCTGCCCCCAGGCCCATCCGAGCTCGGTGCGGGTCAGATCGTCGGTGGCGTTGAGCCGTTCCGGCCGGTTGATGGTGATGGTCGCGACGTGCTCGTCGACGTCGTACAGAATCCTCTGTAGCTGCACGCTCGGCCCCTTCGCTCTCGTCGCAAGAGTAAACAGATTAGCAAAAGATGTTCAATTGTCAGACAGATCCGCTCAGGGCATCCACTGGCCACCGGAGACCGAGATCAACTGACCGGTGAGATGTTTGGCGGCGTCGGAGCACAGGAACGCCACGGTGTTGGCGACATCCTCGGGATCGCCGATCGCACCGGTGAGCGTGGAGTCCCGCATGGAGCCGAGTTCCGCCTCGGTCTTTCGCGACAACAGCCACGGCGTGGCGGTCGTCCCCACCACGACGGTGTTGACGCGTACTCCCAGAGGTCCCAGTTGCACCGCCATCAGGCGGCTCAGGCCTTCGACGCCGGCCTTCGCGGCGGCATACGCGGGTGGCCCTGTGCGCACTCCGTGCGCGGACACCGAACTGATGTTGACGATGACGCCGTGGTGCTGCTCGACCATCTGGCGGGCGGCCACCTGCGCCATGACGAATGTGCCTGTGAGGTTGACGGCCAGGATGCGGTCCCAGTCCTCGTCGGTCTGATCGAGGAATGACGCAGGCAGGGTCATGCCTGCGTTGTTGACCAGAGCGCGTACCGGTCCGTAGGCGTCGCGTAACGCGCTCAGTCCACGCTCGACTGCCTCCCGGTCGGTGATCGACAGTTCCACGGGTATCACCAGACCCGCTCGTGCGCAGTCTGTTTCCCGCGTCCTCGCGATGGCCTTGGGGTTCACGTCGATGACCGCGACGCGGTGGCCGGTCGTCACCATCTCACTCACGATGGCCTCGCCGATACCGCGTGCGCCGCCGGTCACCACGGCCAGGGGAAGATCATCCGGCACGGCGGCTCCTCTCGGCCCTGGTCGATCGTTCGATCCTGGTGATGGACGGTCGCAGCAGATCGTTGGCCTGACGCATCGATGCGACCAGATCGGCCGTTCCGCCACCGGCCACCCAGGTGTCGATCGCTGCCCGGTTGGCGCCGTTGACGACGTTGACGGCCAGCCGTGGACGCAGATCGGTGGTCGGATCCGCGTGCAGCCACGCCGCGACCTCGGTGGTCATCTGATCGATCCAATCGTCGTTGATGCGCAACCTGGCCGCGCGCAGCGCGGGGTGGTTGCCGTACAGCCGCGCACGGGCGACGAAGATGTCCGGCTGCGCGCTGATGGCCTGCGCGACAGACGCCGACGCCTCGGCGAGTGCACCCCACAGCGACCGGGCGCCCGATGCGCGGAAGCGGCGGGTCGCCTCGTCGAGCCGCTCGCGGTAGCCGTCGAAGAGGATGTCGTCCTTGGCCGCGAAGTGATGGAAGAACGTCCGCGGCGCGACGCCGGCACGCGCGGCGATGTGATCCACCGTGGTCGCGTCGTAGCCCTTGTCCTCGAAAAGGGCGATCGCGGCGGCGATCAGGGCTTGCCTGTTGCGCTGTCCCCGCATTCGGCGCTGGTCCATGGTGGTCATCCCCGTCGTGTCATGCTCGCAGGGTCGCCACGCCCGCAGCCAGGGCGACGACAGGGCCCTGGCTGGTGCGGAACCGCACCTGCCGGCCGGTGTGCCACACCTCGGTGGTCAGCGGTGCCCCCAGCAGAACCGGTTTGGCGAAACGACAGCTGATCGACTCCAGTGCCTGCGGGTCCTTCTGGCCGACGCTGTTGATGACCGCACGCGCGGCGAATCCGAGGGTGCACAGCCCGTGCAGGAAGACGTCGTCGAACCCGGCTCTGCGCGCGGCCGCTGGATCGATGTGCAGTGGGTTGCGGTCACCACTGAGCCGGTAGAGGGCCGCCTGCTCCGGGCGGATCTCGTCGCTGACCGTGACGTCCGGCGCGGTGTCCGGATCCTCCGGAGTCGTCGGGCCGCGCCTGCCGCCAAAGCCGCCGCCGCCCACGACGATGGTCTGCCCGATCGCGACGAACACCTCGCCGTCCTGGTCTGACCCCCGGGTCGTCACCTCGATGGCGGCATGCTTGCCCTTGTCCCATACGGCGGTCACCTCGCCGGTGACCCTCATCTCGCCCCGGGGTTGCGGATGCCGGCTCAGGGTCAGCGACTGCGCGCCGTGCACGATCGGCGCGCTACCCAGGTCGAGCACGGCGCGCAGGTCCTTGACCGCCCACCAGTTGGCCAGCAGCGCGAACGTCGGCAGGACGGTGGGGCCGCGGTGTTC carries:
- a CDS encoding nuclear transport factor 2 family protein — its product is MTDNSPAALIARLQRLEALDEIRQLAAKYAVALDMRDLDSLVNLFVDDVAVPGHDHGRPALRRWYDRELRHGLLGSAHGVHGHVIDVHDTHHATGLVYSRNDLETSSAWVIELLAYLDTYECRYGRWYFVRRKPLFWYESDITDPPLGPEKMRWPGTPAHDGGFHAAFPSWQEFHAAEPGRLDAPVAAPAPIDDWIRTLRHGAPVPRGSSTGRTEDDPRNL
- a CDS encoding enoyl-CoA hydratase-related protein → MQLQRILYDVDEHVATITINRPERLNATDDLTRTELGWAWGQVRDDPDVRVAIITGAGDRAFSAGQDIKATASGGIRNKVPGSRLHHGVWKPVICALNGMVVGGGLHQVADADLIIAADHAELIDTHLAVGNVFALEPAVLLRRMPLSMVMQLALMAKDGRISAQRAYDIGLVNEVVPGERLQQRTREIALSIAALSPATTQTSVKAMWTSLDVGLHAANDVAYRYVLQHQMTHPDYREGMVAFAEKREPRWTVE
- a CDS encoding SDR family oxidoreductase yields the protein MTGTSLADKRVVVVGASAGIGRAFAATALAEGARLVAVARRELSSDMFGGATPAESVSADIRDPDDCARVGCVAAETLGEVDLLVISAGFAPLKPFAEVDVDDWTKVLTTNVIGVHQVIRAHLPILAPSAVVAALSSDSVRHPHRALGAYSASKAAMERSLVAWRLEHPGYRFSCVEVGATVPTDFISDFDPDLLGVVAGEWIARGLVPATHMTPEGVANTLAGIFASALANPDIGLDNLTLKSPAAPMSS
- a CDS encoding SDR family NAD(P)-dependent oxidoreductase, encoding MPDDLPLAVVTGGARGIGEAIVSEMVTTGHRVAVIDVNPKAIARTRETDCARAGLVIPVELSITDREAVERGLSALRDAYGPVRALVNNAGMTLPASFLDQTDEDWDRILAVNLTGTFVMAQVAARQMVEQHHGVIVNISSVSAHGVRTGPPAYAAAKAGVEGLSRLMAVQLGPLGVRVNTVVVGTTATPWLLSRKTEAELGSMRDSTLTGAIGDPEDVANTVAFLCSDAAKHLTGQLISVSGGQWMP
- a CDS encoding class I adenylate-forming enzyme family protein, with amino-acid sequence MTSPQVPSARTFHYETLPYEPVMPAVLAAVTASHAQSDLVVAGLPDGACERITYGQADCDSATMAARLLAAGVTKGVRVGILAPNGPDFVVAFLAVTRIGAVAVPLNTFLGPAELAWVLRDADVHTVLSVESILGNDMLARLAAAAGELDMPLRSRALPQLRNVLPLGVVTTRWPQEWPDPVDPEFLAACAQTVRTTDDLFAIYTSGSTSNPKGILHTHGTAITHSRFIAAQHEWGAGDRIYVPMVFFWVAGLVFGFLGPFQHGATVLTEHKFDAGHTRRLLEAEKATYTTGFPHIGPALVNHPDFAGTDLSSLREGYQQVLLPPGRRTSDPSLRVAQLGMTETCSSHTWWPPHEQVPESKRGSLGVSAPGYEHKIVDDTGTEVPNGVTGEICVRGQAMMRGMIGRHWHELVDRDGWLHTKDAGYRDDDGHLYFAGRLDEMIKTSGTNVAPMEVEAALRRLPEVRIAYVVGVPDPDRGAIVSAAVVLNDGRHADAAHLTAQCRAGLAAYKVPKKWVILTDPKALPYTTTDKIDKRRLAELMAEGALK
- a CDS encoding MaoC/PaaZ C-terminal domain-containing protein, with protein sequence MDFAWSETDAILYALGVGARPPEELDLIDEHRGPTVLPTFALLANWWAVKDLRAVLDLGSAPIVHGAQSLTLSRHPQPRGEMRVTGEVTAVWDKGKHAAIEVTTRGSDQDGEVFVAIGQTIVVGGGGFGGRRGPTTPEDPDTAPDVTVSDEIRPEQAALYRLSGDRNPLHIDPAAARRAGFDDVFLHGLCTLGFAARAVINSVGQKDPQALESISCRFAKPVLLGAPLTTEVWHTGRQVRFRTSQGPVVALAAGVATLRA
- a CDS encoding aldehyde dehydrogenase, with protein sequence MSSFWTEGNMLIDGRLVPSESGETFDNVNPATEQVIGAVANATAVDMDAAIGAARRAFDDTAWARSPEMRVRCIRQLHEALGRFADDLRATTVAEVGCPVALTYGPQLDSPVAGLPWVADLAESYEWETSLGLAEPFGMKTHRIVRREPVGVIGAITPWNYPVQINLAKMVPALAAGNTVVLKPAPDTPYGATLLGRLIAEHTDIPAGVVNVVTSADHAVGQQLCEDPRVDMISFTGSTATGTKIMTAAAPTIKKVFLELGGKSALIALDDADLGSVVTSAAFATTTHAGQGCANTTRLLLPRSRYREGVDALVEALKGWPFGDPTDPSVLMGPLIREEQRRRVLGYIDKGIEEGATVAIGGGVPDHLPTGYFVEPTVLTDVDPDSTVAQEEIFGPVLAVIAHDGDDDAVRIANNSRYGLSGAVVSASDERARAVADRMRTGTVNVNGGVFYGMDVPFGGYKQSGIGREMGVAGFEEYLEIKSIAVGAR
- a CDS encoding acyl-CoA dehydrogenase family protein, with amino-acid sequence MTDYTTGFTDTEDQRQFRSALRSFLERHVSEEDVRRAMESPHGYDPAVWHAMADQLNLQGLAIPEEYGGEGLGLTELALVLEETGAALLPGPYFASAVLAARTLVESDDEQAKKRHLPGIAAGHTIATLALTERSGRWNVGDITTRAEPASGGWILQGVKHFVPEGMSADLLLVVARTATDVGVFCVEASSCTRRAQSTLDATRRQAVVEFRSTPAARLDISETRLECALSFAAAALAAEQVGGAQRCLDQAVGYVKVRHQFGKPIGSFQAIRHMCANLMLDIEGARGAAQYAAHAATAFPAEFPAAAALAQAHCSEVYAKAAAANIQLHGGIGFTWEHPAHLYFKRAKSSAHLLGDADHHRRMLADRIGL
- a CDS encoding TetR/AcrR family transcriptional regulator; this encodes MTTMDQRRMRGQRNRQALIAAAIALFEDKGYDATTVDHIAARAGVAPRTFFHHFAAKDDILFDGYRERLDEATRRFRASGARSLWGALAEASASVAQAISAQPDIFVARARLYGNHPALRAARLRINDDWIDQMTTEVAAWLHADPTTDLRPRLAVNVVNGANRAAIDTWVAGGGTADLVASMRQANDLLRPSITRIERSTRAERSRRAG
- a CDS encoding TetR/AcrR family transcriptional regulator encodes the protein MATSRATAEVDVQQDEVDRRDQILEAANQCFTQLGIQRTSVQDVARMANVSRGTVYRYFEDRTVLIEAAIEFGAQKFYRLVAAAMAKKTTLAAKLGAMAETHATILLDHRTRNRLMADDAELMRHMIADGDSAVRRSTNFLVPYVREAQQRGEVGAGIDVTAASEWLARIIYSFSTVNEAQTFDMSKPETVRAYVEKFAVNGLR